One window of the Hydrogenobacter sp. genome contains the following:
- the gmk gene encoding guanylate kinase → MGHLFVLSAPSGAGKTTVAQKLVKEVPGIKRVVTATTRQKRDGEVENVDYIFMSKEEFERGIKDGMFLEYALVYGNYYGTPKEQVKKIIEEGFDALLVIDVQGAKSVKEKFKESILIFLLPPSLEELERRLITRGYTDTNLSEREKKVKMEIACARYFDYIVINDFLDKAIGTLKGIINSYRHKKESVFKNMENLVKDANIREILSRGRCEIFSEELT, encoded by the coding sequence ATGGGACACCTCTTCGTTCTTTCCGCTCCTTCTGGAGCTGGCAAGACCACAGTAGCTCAGAAGTTAGTAAAAGAAGTGCCTGGTATAAAGAGGGTAGTGACTGCCACAACAAGACAGAAAAGAGACGGGGAGGTGGAAAATGTTGATTATATCTTCATGAGTAAGGAGGAATTTGAAAGGGGTATAAAGGATGGAATGTTCCTTGAGTACGCTTTGGTGTACGGTAACTATTACGGTACTCCAAAGGAGCAGGTAAAAAAAATCATAGAAGAGGGTTTTGATGCCCTTTTGGTTATAGATGTACAAGGTGCAAAAAGCGTAAAAGAAAAGTTTAAGGAAAGCATACTCATTTTCTTACTTCCTCCTTCCCTTGAAGAACTGGAGAGACGCCTCATCACCAGGGGATACACTGATACAAATCTTTCAGAAAGGGAGAAAAAGGTCAAAATGGAGATAGCCTGTGCAAGGTACTTTGATTACATAGTGATCAATGATTTTCTTGACAAAGCCATAGGAACGCTAAAAGGAATAATAAACTCTTACAGACACAAGAAGGAAAGTGTGTTTAAAAACATGGAAAATCTTGTCAAGGATGCTAATATAAGAGAGATCTTATCAAGAGGCAGGTGTGAAATCTTTTCAGAGGAGCTAACATGA